One window of the Anomaloglossus baeobatrachus isolate aAnoBae1 chromosome 12, aAnoBae1.hap1, whole genome shotgun sequence genome contains the following:
- the CTXND2 gene encoding cortexin domain containing 2 gives MDDPTLLPLVDVDKGFAIALFLLLCVFLAMMIVRCARLIMDPYKDIPNSMWEDQ, from the coding sequence ATGGATGATCCCACCTTACTACCCCTCGTGGATGTGGATAAAGGATTTGCCATTGCCTTGTTCTTGCTCCTCTGTGTCTTCCTGGCCATGATGATCGTCCGTTGTGCCAGGCTTATAATGGATCCCTACAAGGACATCCCAAACTCAATGTGGGAGGATCAGTAG